CGACCGTTAGTGTTTTAGTGTCACTAACATAACTAAAGTCCCACGGCGCCCCCCAGGGATCCAGTGGGATAGTACTGTCGAAAAAGTTCGCTAGCCCATTTAGGTTTGCTGTTGCAGGAGAAGCATCAGTAGCAGCCGTCACCTTTATGCCATCAAGCGCTTTATTTACCAAGACATCATTATAATCCTTGTAGGCATAGAGGGCACTGCAGGCGGCTTTGACGGTGGATTCCAGGAAGGCCTTGGCGGCTTTCTTTTTACCGGAGTCCAACACACCACCCATGTTGCTGATACCCACACCGGCCAACACGGC
Above is a window of Puniceicoccales bacterium DNA encoding:
- a CDS encoding type II secretion system GspH family protein, with translation MDGILKNRDRAMTLMEILIVIALIAVLAGVGISNMGGVLDSGKKKAAKAFLESTVKAACSALYAYKDYNDVLVNKALDGIKVTAATDASPATANLNGLANFFDSTIPLDPWGAPWDFSYVSDTKTLTVVSTNGGTGTYEFKDGKIEVKVKP